In Planifilum fulgidum, the sequence AAGGAGAATTGATCGGAGCGGAAATAATGGGAGGAAAACAGGACCGGACGATCCTGCCCGTCATAATGAAGCTGGCGCAGGATCAGGAGCGACGACTCCGGAGGACTGCACAGAAGGGAGGAAATCCTCTCGTGGTATCCAATCGCTTCCACGCGGGTGCGGGCTCTCACGACGCGCCTTCCCGCCTTTTCAAAAAGCTGAAACAGAAAATCGCTTTCACAGGGATGGAAATCTTCAGCCATCGAAGCCGGAAACTTGTCCAAACAATAAACCACCGGTTTCCCATTCGCTGTCCGGACCTGCTCCAGTCGAAAAACCATCTCCCCGGGCTCCAGTTTCAACAGCTCCCTGAGCCACGGATCCGGTTTCTCGACGGAAGCGTCCAAGAAGACCGTACCGGCGGAACAGCCCGAACGGGTGATCATATCGGAAACGCTGATCAGCTCTTCCAACCGGATAGAAAAAACCGGACGGGCACCGACTACCCACCCGATCCCGTGGTGGCGGACGAGGTACTTTTCCTCCTCCAGAACCATAAGCGCCTCCAGAATCTCGCTCCGGCTGACATCCAACTGCCGCGCCAATTCATATTCCGACGGAAGAAGCTCCCCTTCCGCCCAGACACCGCGGTTCAACATCTCCCTCAATCGTTCGACGCAGGAACTTTCCTCCATACTCGTGGCATCAGCCTCCTTCCGGCAGCACCAAAACCGAGGGTCACCCCATCCTTTTTTATACCATGCCCGGTGGCTTTTGGCCAGTATTTTCATCACTTACCTCAAATGGAGATCTGTTTCCGGGCGTGAAGCTGTTCGGGCGTGATCAGCACCTCCCGCGGTTTGCTTCCCTCATAGGGGCCCACCACCCCCCGGCTTTCCATGAGATCGATCAGCCGGGCCGCCCGCGTGTATCCGATGCGCAACCGGCGCTGCAGCATGGAGGCGGAAGCCACCCGCGCCTCCACCACCAGCCGAACCGCTTCCGGATACAACTCGTCGTCCATCGCCCCCTCTTCCTCCGACTCCTTCAAATCGGGGATCATCTCCTCGTTATAACGGGCTTCCTGCTGCTCCTTCACAAATTGCACCACCGCCTCCACCTCCTTGTCGGAGACAAAGGCCCCTTGAACGCGGATCGGTTTGGGCGCCCCCACGGGCAGGTACAGCATATCTCCCCTGCCCAGCAATTTCTCCGCCCCGCCCATGTCCAGAATGGTCCGGGAGTCCACCTGGGAGGAGACGCTGAATGCGATCCGCGAAGGGATATTGGCCTTGATGACGCCGGTGATCACATCGACGGAGGGACGCTGGGTGGCGATGATCAGATGGATCCCCGCGGCCCGGGCCATTTGAGCCAGGCGGCAGATCGCGTCCTCCACATCCGCCGGGGCCACCATCATCAGGTCCGCCAATTCGTCGATGATCACCACGATATACGGCAGCGGATCCCGCTCCGGATCCCCCTCGATCATTTGATTATACCGCTCGATGTCCCGGGCTCCCGTCTTGGCAAACAGCCCGTAACGCTTCTCCATCTCGGCCACCACTTTTTTCAAAGCCACTGCCGCACGCCGGGCGTCGGTGACCACCGGGGTGAGCAGGTGGGGAATCCCGTTGTAGACGTTGAGCTCCACCATTTTGGGGTCCACCATCATCATTTTGACTTCGTTCGGTTTCGCCTTGTAGAGGAGGCTGGTGATGATCGCGTTGATGCAGACGCTTTTTCCGGACCCCGTCGCGCCCGCGATGAGCAGATGCGGCATC encodes:
- a CDS encoding GntR family transcriptional regulator; the encoded protein is MEESSCVERLREMLNRGVWAEGELLPSEYELARQLDVSRSEILEALMVLEEEKYLVRHHGIGWVVGARPVFSIRLEELISVSDMITRSGCSAGTVFLDASVEKPDPWLRELLKLEPGEMVFRLEQVRTANGKPVVYCLDKFPASMAEDFHPCESDFLFQLFEKAGRRVVRARTRVEAIGYHERISSLLCSPPESSLLILRQLHYDGQDRPVLFSSHYFRSDQFSFQVERIRPAGTVVKDLELIGEK